One stretch of Camelus bactrianus isolate YW-2024 breed Bactrian camel chromosome 21, ASM4877302v1, whole genome shotgun sequence DNA includes these proteins:
- the FCRL5 gene encoding Fc receptor-like protein 5 isoform X2 — protein MLLWVSLLVLASVTGQSVTEPKPVISLHPPWTTVFQGERVTLTCNAFYFSAREKIKWYHWYIGETSHETFRNTLEVQNSGEYRCRAQDSPLSNRVHLLFSPANLILQAPLDVFEEESVVLRCRTRAKAGLNAVMLYKNGKVLKALENISDFTIHQASLKDNGIYHCTGIKEDGHYVSSNSVEIQVQGLFPPPVLTASPTYPIEGRAVTLTCLTQPVPQRPDVQLQFQFLRDNWTLESDWRSSPEFQITTVWREDSGSSYWCQARRVTSLVQKKSQRFQMYVQRVTAKIRIYTYPELALEGQKLVIICSVGGIQEPITFFWYKKTNKLSRRTKIHTSSEREFRIPVLTDSHAGEYCCVARNRHYSFFSDLVTVSVKVPVSPPILTLSPLGARTLEGDVVTLLCEVQRGSLPISYQLFHKGVLLKKIGATSWRTISFQLFLTEEHSGNYYCTADNGLGPQHSKAMSLSVFVPVSRPVLTLRTPRAQTVEGDMVELHCEAQRGSPPIQYQLFHKDVALGSSSSPSAGGATFNLFLKAEHSGNYICQANNGLRVQHSDTVSLSVRVPVSRPVLTLRTPRAQAVEGDVVELHCEAQRGSSPILYQFFHEDVALGSRSSPSGGGAPFNLSLTAEHSGNYSCKADNGLGAQRSEVMTLSVIVPVSRPVLTLKVPGAQAVEGDMVELLCEAQRGSPPILYRFYHENVTLESSVSHSGQGVSFNLSVTAEHSGNYSCEVDNGLGPQYSEAVTLHITGRRPTSNSSRNPSDSDSQEPTYHNVPAWIELQPVYSNVNPKGGDIVYAEVQSVPGKSKHAVASAPGLLKNTMRPATCLPSHLRPASLWPSAACSLPQDSSVIYSQVKGPSTPASVPQLMALSAPHR, from the exons ATGCTGCTGTGGGTGTCGCTCCTTGTCCTGG CTTCCGTCACTGGACAGTCTG TCACTGAACCAAAACCTGTAATTTCCCTCCATCCTCCATGGAccaccgttttccaaggagagagagTGACACTGACTTGTAATGCATTTTACTTCAGTGCacgagagaaaataaaatggtacCATTGGTACATTGGGGAAACTTCACATGAAACCTTCAGAAACACCCTTGAAGTTCAAAATTCTGGAGAGTACAGATGCCGGGCCCAGGATTCACCCCTAAGTAATCGGGTGCACCTGCTCTTTTCTCCag cCAACCTGATCCTGCAGGCTCCACTTGACGTGTTTGAAGAGGAATCCGTAGTTCTGAGATGCCGAACAAGGGCAAAAGCAGGACTAAATGCTGTAATGCTGTACAAGAATGGAAAAGTCCTGAAAGCCCTTGAAAACATCTCTGACTTCACTATTCATCAAGCAAGTCTGAAGGACAATGGTATATATCACTGTACTGGAATTAAGGAAGATGGTCACTATGTTTCTTCAAACTCAGTGGAAATCCAAGTCCAAG GGCTGTTTCCACCTCCTGTGCTGACAGCCAGCCCCACCTACCCCATCGAGGGGAGGGCGGTGACCCTGACCTGTCTGACCCAGCCCGTTCCACAGAGGCCAGATGTACAGCTCCAGTTCCAGTTCCTCAGAGATAACTGGACCCTGGAATCAGACTGGCGCAGCTCCCCAGAATTCCAGATCACCACCGTATGGAGAGAAgactcagggtcttcctactggTGCCAGGCACGGAGAGTGACTTCCCTTGTCCAGAAAAAGAGCCAGAGATTCCAGATGTATGTGCAAA gaGTTACTGCCAAAATCCGAATATACACCTACCCAGAGTTGGCGCTTGAAGGGCAGAAGCTGGTTATCATCTGCTCAGTAGGTGGAATCCAAGAGCCCATCACATTCTTCTGGTACAAAAAAACCAACAAGCTGAGCAGGAGAACAAAGATTCATACTTCCTCAGAAAGAGAATTCAGGATCCCTGTGCTGACAGACAGCCATGCTGGAGAGTACTGCTGTGTTGCCAGAAACCGCCACTACTCCTTCTTCAGCGACTTGGTGACAGTCAGTGTGAAAG TTCCTGTGTCTCCTCCCATCCTCACCCTCAGCCCTCTTGGTGCCCGGACTCTTGAAGGAGATGTGGTGACACTTCTCtgtgaagttcagagaggttctCTGCCCATCTCGTATCAGCTTTTTCATAAAGGTGTGTTGCTCAAGAAGATAGGAGCCACTTCATGGAGGACAATCTCCTTTCAGTTATTTCTGACTGAAGAACATTCTGGGAACTACTACTGCACAGCTGACAATGGCCTTGGTCCCCAGCACAGTAAAGCCATGAGCCTCTCTGTCTTTG ttccagtgtcTCGCCCTGTCCTCACCCTCAGGACTCCCAGGGCCCAGACTGTGGAGGGGGACATGGTAGAGCTTCACtgtgaagcccagagaggctcTCCTCCAATCCAGTACCAGCTTTTCCATAAAGATGTCGCCCTGGGGAGCAGCTCCAGCCCTTCTGCCGGGGGAGCAACCTTCAACCTCTTTCTGAAGGCAGAGCATTCTGGGAACTACATCTGTCAGGCCAACAATGGCCTGAGGGTCCAGCACAGTGACACAGTGTCACTCAGTGTTAGAG TTCCAGTGTCTCGCCCTGTCCTCACCCTCAGGACTCCCAGGGCCCAGGCTGTGGAGGGGGACGTGGTGGAGCTTCActgtgaggcccagagaggctctTCCCCAATCCTGTACCAGTTTTTCCATGAGGATGTCGCCCTGGGGAGCAGATCCAGCCCCTCTGGAGGAGGAGCGCCCTTCAACCTCTCTCTGACGGCAGAGCATTCTGGGAACTACTCCTGCAAAGCTGACAATGGCCTAGGGGCCCAGCGTAGTGAGGTGATGACACTCAGTGTCATAG TTCCAGTGTCTCGCCCTGTCCTCACTCTGAAGGTTCCCGGGGCCCAGGCTGTGGAGGGGGACATGGTGGAGCTTCTctgtgaggcccagagaggctctcCTCCCATCCTGTACCGGTTTTATCATGAGAATGTCACCCTGGAGAGCAGTGTGTCCCACTCTGGACAAGGAGTGTCCTTCAACCTCTCAGTGACTGCAGAACATTCTGGGAACTACTCCTGTGAGGTTGACAATGGCCTGGGTCCCCAGTACAGTGAGGCAGTGACACTTCACATCACTG GAAGAAGGCCTACCTCTAACTCCTCCAG GAACCCTTCAGACTCGGACTCCCAAGAGCCCACCTACCACAATGTACCGGCCTGGATAGAACTGCAGCCAGTGTACAGCAATG TAAATCCCAAAGGAGGAGACATAGTATACGCAGAAGTCCAGAGCGTTCCGGGGAAGAGCAAACATGCAG
- the FCRL5 gene encoding Fc receptor-like protein 5 isoform X4 has translation MLLWVSLLVLASVTGQSVTEPKPVISLHPPWTTVFQGERVTLTCNAFYFSAREKIKWYHWYIGETSHETFRNTLEVQNSGEYRCRAQDSPLSNRVHLLFSPANLILQAPLDVFEEESVVLRCRTRAKAGLNAVMLYKNGKVLKALENISDFTIHQASLKDNGIYHCTGIKEDGHYVSSNSVEIQVQGLFPPPVLTASPTYPIEGRAVTLTCLTQPVPQRPDVQLQFQFLRDNWTLESDWRSSPEFQITTVWREDSGSSYWCQARRVTSLVQKKSQRFQMYVQRVTAKIRIYTYPELALEGQKLVIICSVGGIQEPITFFWYKKTNKLSRRTKIHTSSEREFRIPVLTDSHAGEYCCVARNRHYSFFSDLVTVSVKVPVSRPVLTLRTPRAQTVEGDMVELHCEAQRGSPPIQYQLFHKDVALGSSSSPSAGGATFNLFLKAEHSGNYICQANNGLRVQHSDTVSLSVRVPVSRPVLTLRTPRAQAVEGDVVELHCEAQRGSSPILYQFFHEDVALGSRSSPSGGGAPFNLSLTAEHSGNYSCKADNGLGAQRSEVMTLSVIVPVSRPVLTLKVPGAQAVEGDMVELLCEAQRGSPPILYRFYHENVTLESSVSHSGQGVSFNLSVTAEHSGNYSCEVDNGLGPQYSEAVTLHITGLTGSRIGPVATGVTGGLLSIMGLAAVALLLYGWPLRKAGRRPTSNSSRNPSDSDSQEPTYHNVPAWIELQPVYSNVNPKGGDIVYAEVQSVPGKSKHAVASAPGLLKNTMRPATCLPSHLRPASLWPSAACSLPQDSSVIYSQVKGPSTPASVPQLMALSAPHR, from the exons ATGCTGCTGTGGGTGTCGCTCCTTGTCCTGG CTTCCGTCACTGGACAGTCTG TCACTGAACCAAAACCTGTAATTTCCCTCCATCCTCCATGGAccaccgttttccaaggagagagagTGACACTGACTTGTAATGCATTTTACTTCAGTGCacgagagaaaataaaatggtacCATTGGTACATTGGGGAAACTTCACATGAAACCTTCAGAAACACCCTTGAAGTTCAAAATTCTGGAGAGTACAGATGCCGGGCCCAGGATTCACCCCTAAGTAATCGGGTGCACCTGCTCTTTTCTCCag cCAACCTGATCCTGCAGGCTCCACTTGACGTGTTTGAAGAGGAATCCGTAGTTCTGAGATGCCGAACAAGGGCAAAAGCAGGACTAAATGCTGTAATGCTGTACAAGAATGGAAAAGTCCTGAAAGCCCTTGAAAACATCTCTGACTTCACTATTCATCAAGCAAGTCTGAAGGACAATGGTATATATCACTGTACTGGAATTAAGGAAGATGGTCACTATGTTTCTTCAAACTCAGTGGAAATCCAAGTCCAAG GGCTGTTTCCACCTCCTGTGCTGACAGCCAGCCCCACCTACCCCATCGAGGGGAGGGCGGTGACCCTGACCTGTCTGACCCAGCCCGTTCCACAGAGGCCAGATGTACAGCTCCAGTTCCAGTTCCTCAGAGATAACTGGACCCTGGAATCAGACTGGCGCAGCTCCCCAGAATTCCAGATCACCACCGTATGGAGAGAAgactcagggtcttcctactggTGCCAGGCACGGAGAGTGACTTCCCTTGTCCAGAAAAAGAGCCAGAGATTCCAGATGTATGTGCAAA gaGTTACTGCCAAAATCCGAATATACACCTACCCAGAGTTGGCGCTTGAAGGGCAGAAGCTGGTTATCATCTGCTCAGTAGGTGGAATCCAAGAGCCCATCACATTCTTCTGGTACAAAAAAACCAACAAGCTGAGCAGGAGAACAAAGATTCATACTTCCTCAGAAAGAGAATTCAGGATCCCTGTGCTGACAGACAGCCATGCTGGAGAGTACTGCTGTGTTGCCAGAAACCGCCACTACTCCTTCTTCAGCGACTTGGTGACAGTCAGTGTGAAAG ttccagtgtcTCGCCCTGTCCTCACCCTCAGGACTCCCAGGGCCCAGACTGTGGAGGGGGACATGGTAGAGCTTCACtgtgaagcccagagaggctcTCCTCCAATCCAGTACCAGCTTTTCCATAAAGATGTCGCCCTGGGGAGCAGCTCCAGCCCTTCTGCCGGGGGAGCAACCTTCAACCTCTTTCTGAAGGCAGAGCATTCTGGGAACTACATCTGTCAGGCCAACAATGGCCTGAGGGTCCAGCACAGTGACACAGTGTCACTCAGTGTTAGAG TTCCAGTGTCTCGCCCTGTCCTCACCCTCAGGACTCCCAGGGCCCAGGCTGTGGAGGGGGACGTGGTGGAGCTTCActgtgaggcccagagaggctctTCCCCAATCCTGTACCAGTTTTTCCATGAGGATGTCGCCCTGGGGAGCAGATCCAGCCCCTCTGGAGGAGGAGCGCCCTTCAACCTCTCTCTGACGGCAGAGCATTCTGGGAACTACTCCTGCAAAGCTGACAATGGCCTAGGGGCCCAGCGTAGTGAGGTGATGACACTCAGTGTCATAG TTCCAGTGTCTCGCCCTGTCCTCACTCTGAAGGTTCCCGGGGCCCAGGCTGTGGAGGGGGACATGGTGGAGCTTCTctgtgaggcccagagaggctctcCTCCCATCCTGTACCGGTTTTATCATGAGAATGTCACCCTGGAGAGCAGTGTGTCCCACTCTGGACAAGGAGTGTCCTTCAACCTCTCAGTGACTGCAGAACATTCTGGGAACTACTCCTGTGAGGTTGACAATGGCCTGGGTCCCCAGTACAGTGAGGCAGTGACACTTCACATCACTG GGCTGACAGGGAGCAGAATTGGCCCTGTTGCCACTGGTGTCACCGGGGGGCTGCTCAGCATCATGGGTCTTGCTGCCGTGGCACTGCTGCTCTATGGCTGGCCCCTAAGAAAAGCAG GAAGAAGGCCTACCTCTAACTCCTCCAG GAACCCTTCAGACTCGGACTCCCAAGAGCCCACCTACCACAATGTACCGGCCTGGATAGAACTGCAGCCAGTGTACAGCAATG TAAATCCCAAAGGAGGAGACATAGTATACGCAGAAGTCCAGAGCGTTCCGGGGAAGAGCAAACATGCAG
- the FCRL5 gene encoding Fc receptor-like protein 5 isoform X1: protein MLLWVSLLVLASVTGQSVTEPKPVISLHPPWTTVFQGERVTLTCNAFYFSAREKIKWYHWYIGETSHETFRNTLEVQNSGEYRCRAQDSPLSNRVHLLFSPANLILQAPLDVFEEESVVLRCRTRAKAGLNAVMLYKNGKVLKALENISDFTIHQASLKDNGIYHCTGIKEDGHYVSSNSVEIQVQGLFPPPVLTASPTYPIEGRAVTLTCLTQPVPQRPDVQLQFQFLRDNWTLESDWRSSPEFQITTVWREDSGSSYWCQARRVTSLVQKKSQRFQMYVQRVTAKIRIYTYPELALEGQKLVIICSVGGIQEPITFFWYKKTNKLSRRTKIHTSSEREFRIPVLTDSHAGEYCCVARNRHYSFFSDLVTVSVKVPVSPPILTLSPLGARTLEGDVVTLLCEVQRGSLPISYQLFHKGVLLKKIGATSWRTISFQLFLTEEHSGNYYCTADNGLGPQHSKAMSLSVFVPVSRPVLTLRTPRAQTVEGDMVELHCEAQRGSPPIQYQLFHKDVALGSSSSPSAGGATFNLFLKAEHSGNYICQANNGLRVQHSDTVSLSVRVPVSRPVLTLRTPRAQAVEGDVVELHCEAQRGSSPILYQFFHEDVALGSRSSPSGGGAPFNLSLTAEHSGNYSCKADNGLGAQRSEVMTLSVIVPVSRPVLTLKVPGAQAVEGDMVELLCEAQRGSPPILYRFYHENVTLESSVSHSGQGVSFNLSVTAEHSGNYSCEVDNGLGPQYSEAVTLHITGLTGSRIGPVATGVTGGLLSIMGLAAVALLLYGWPLRKAGRRPTSNSSRNPSDSDSQEPTYHNVPAWIELQPVYSNVNPKGGDIVYAEVQSVPGKSKHAVASAPGLLKNTMRPATCLPSHLRPASLWPSAACSLPQDSSVIYSQVKGPSTPASVPQLMALSAPHR from the exons ATGCTGCTGTGGGTGTCGCTCCTTGTCCTGG CTTCCGTCACTGGACAGTCTG TCACTGAACCAAAACCTGTAATTTCCCTCCATCCTCCATGGAccaccgttttccaaggagagagagTGACACTGACTTGTAATGCATTTTACTTCAGTGCacgagagaaaataaaatggtacCATTGGTACATTGGGGAAACTTCACATGAAACCTTCAGAAACACCCTTGAAGTTCAAAATTCTGGAGAGTACAGATGCCGGGCCCAGGATTCACCCCTAAGTAATCGGGTGCACCTGCTCTTTTCTCCag cCAACCTGATCCTGCAGGCTCCACTTGACGTGTTTGAAGAGGAATCCGTAGTTCTGAGATGCCGAACAAGGGCAAAAGCAGGACTAAATGCTGTAATGCTGTACAAGAATGGAAAAGTCCTGAAAGCCCTTGAAAACATCTCTGACTTCACTATTCATCAAGCAAGTCTGAAGGACAATGGTATATATCACTGTACTGGAATTAAGGAAGATGGTCACTATGTTTCTTCAAACTCAGTGGAAATCCAAGTCCAAG GGCTGTTTCCACCTCCTGTGCTGACAGCCAGCCCCACCTACCCCATCGAGGGGAGGGCGGTGACCCTGACCTGTCTGACCCAGCCCGTTCCACAGAGGCCAGATGTACAGCTCCAGTTCCAGTTCCTCAGAGATAACTGGACCCTGGAATCAGACTGGCGCAGCTCCCCAGAATTCCAGATCACCACCGTATGGAGAGAAgactcagggtcttcctactggTGCCAGGCACGGAGAGTGACTTCCCTTGTCCAGAAAAAGAGCCAGAGATTCCAGATGTATGTGCAAA gaGTTACTGCCAAAATCCGAATATACACCTACCCAGAGTTGGCGCTTGAAGGGCAGAAGCTGGTTATCATCTGCTCAGTAGGTGGAATCCAAGAGCCCATCACATTCTTCTGGTACAAAAAAACCAACAAGCTGAGCAGGAGAACAAAGATTCATACTTCCTCAGAAAGAGAATTCAGGATCCCTGTGCTGACAGACAGCCATGCTGGAGAGTACTGCTGTGTTGCCAGAAACCGCCACTACTCCTTCTTCAGCGACTTGGTGACAGTCAGTGTGAAAG TTCCTGTGTCTCCTCCCATCCTCACCCTCAGCCCTCTTGGTGCCCGGACTCTTGAAGGAGATGTGGTGACACTTCTCtgtgaagttcagagaggttctCTGCCCATCTCGTATCAGCTTTTTCATAAAGGTGTGTTGCTCAAGAAGATAGGAGCCACTTCATGGAGGACAATCTCCTTTCAGTTATTTCTGACTGAAGAACATTCTGGGAACTACTACTGCACAGCTGACAATGGCCTTGGTCCCCAGCACAGTAAAGCCATGAGCCTCTCTGTCTTTG ttccagtgtcTCGCCCTGTCCTCACCCTCAGGACTCCCAGGGCCCAGACTGTGGAGGGGGACATGGTAGAGCTTCACtgtgaagcccagagaggctcTCCTCCAATCCAGTACCAGCTTTTCCATAAAGATGTCGCCCTGGGGAGCAGCTCCAGCCCTTCTGCCGGGGGAGCAACCTTCAACCTCTTTCTGAAGGCAGAGCATTCTGGGAACTACATCTGTCAGGCCAACAATGGCCTGAGGGTCCAGCACAGTGACACAGTGTCACTCAGTGTTAGAG TTCCAGTGTCTCGCCCTGTCCTCACCCTCAGGACTCCCAGGGCCCAGGCTGTGGAGGGGGACGTGGTGGAGCTTCActgtgaggcccagagaggctctTCCCCAATCCTGTACCAGTTTTTCCATGAGGATGTCGCCCTGGGGAGCAGATCCAGCCCCTCTGGAGGAGGAGCGCCCTTCAACCTCTCTCTGACGGCAGAGCATTCTGGGAACTACTCCTGCAAAGCTGACAATGGCCTAGGGGCCCAGCGTAGTGAGGTGATGACACTCAGTGTCATAG TTCCAGTGTCTCGCCCTGTCCTCACTCTGAAGGTTCCCGGGGCCCAGGCTGTGGAGGGGGACATGGTGGAGCTTCTctgtgaggcccagagaggctctcCTCCCATCCTGTACCGGTTTTATCATGAGAATGTCACCCTGGAGAGCAGTGTGTCCCACTCTGGACAAGGAGTGTCCTTCAACCTCTCAGTGACTGCAGAACATTCTGGGAACTACTCCTGTGAGGTTGACAATGGCCTGGGTCCCCAGTACAGTGAGGCAGTGACACTTCACATCACTG GGCTGACAGGGAGCAGAATTGGCCCTGTTGCCACTGGTGTCACCGGGGGGCTGCTCAGCATCATGGGTCTTGCTGCCGTGGCACTGCTGCTCTATGGCTGGCCCCTAAGAAAAGCAG GAAGAAGGCCTACCTCTAACTCCTCCAG GAACCCTTCAGACTCGGACTCCCAAGAGCCCACCTACCACAATGTACCGGCCTGGATAGAACTGCAGCCAGTGTACAGCAATG TAAATCCCAAAGGAGGAGACATAGTATACGCAGAAGTCCAGAGCGTTCCGGGGAAGAGCAAACATGCAG
- the FCRL5 gene encoding Fc receptor-like protein 5 isoform X3 has translation MLLWVSLLVLASVTGQSVTEPKPVISLHPPWTTVFQGERVTLTCNAFYFSAREKIKWYHWYIGETSHETFRNTLEVQNSGEYRCRAQDSPLSNRVHLLFSPANLILQAPLDVFEEESVVLRCRTRAKAGLNAVMLYKNGKVLKALENISDFTIHQASLKDNGIYHCTGIKEDGHYVSSNSVEIQVQGLFPPPVLTASPTYPIEGRAVTLTCLTQPVPQRPDVQLQFQFLRDNWTLESDWRSSPEFQITTVWREDSGSSYWCQARRVTSLVQKKSQRFQMYVQRVTAKIRIYTYPELALEGQKLVIICSVGGIQEPITFFWYKKTNKLSRRTKIHTSSEREFRIPVLTDSHAGEYCCVARNRHYSFFSDLVTVSVKEYPGNDSCAQTMAWGPRRQGGTTLIRIPVSRPVLTLRTPRAQTVEGDMVELHCEAQRGSPPIQYQLFHKDVALGSSSSPSAGGATFNLFLKAEHSGNYICQANNGLRVQHSDTVSLSVRVPVSRPVLTLRTPRAQAVEGDVVELHCEAQRGSSPILYQFFHEDVALGSRSSPSGGGAPFNLSLTAEHSGNYSCKADNGLGAQRSEVMTLSVIVPVSRPVLTLKVPGAQAVEGDMVELLCEAQRGSPPILYRFYHENVTLESSVSHSGQGVSFNLSVTAEHSGNYSCEVDNGLGPQYSEAVTLHITGLTGSRIGPVATGVTGGLLSIMGLAAVALLLYGWPLRKAGRRPTSNSSRNPSDSDSQEPTYHNVPAWIELQPVYSNVNPKGGDIVYAEVQSVPGKSKHAVASAPGLLKNTMRPATCLPSHLRPASLWPSAACSLPQDSSVIYSQVKGPSTPASVPQLMALSAPHR, from the exons ATGCTGCTGTGGGTGTCGCTCCTTGTCCTGG CTTCCGTCACTGGACAGTCTG TCACTGAACCAAAACCTGTAATTTCCCTCCATCCTCCATGGAccaccgttttccaaggagagagagTGACACTGACTTGTAATGCATTTTACTTCAGTGCacgagagaaaataaaatggtacCATTGGTACATTGGGGAAACTTCACATGAAACCTTCAGAAACACCCTTGAAGTTCAAAATTCTGGAGAGTACAGATGCCGGGCCCAGGATTCACCCCTAAGTAATCGGGTGCACCTGCTCTTTTCTCCag cCAACCTGATCCTGCAGGCTCCACTTGACGTGTTTGAAGAGGAATCCGTAGTTCTGAGATGCCGAACAAGGGCAAAAGCAGGACTAAATGCTGTAATGCTGTACAAGAATGGAAAAGTCCTGAAAGCCCTTGAAAACATCTCTGACTTCACTATTCATCAAGCAAGTCTGAAGGACAATGGTATATATCACTGTACTGGAATTAAGGAAGATGGTCACTATGTTTCTTCAAACTCAGTGGAAATCCAAGTCCAAG GGCTGTTTCCACCTCCTGTGCTGACAGCCAGCCCCACCTACCCCATCGAGGGGAGGGCGGTGACCCTGACCTGTCTGACCCAGCCCGTTCCACAGAGGCCAGATGTACAGCTCCAGTTCCAGTTCCTCAGAGATAACTGGACCCTGGAATCAGACTGGCGCAGCTCCCCAGAATTCCAGATCACCACCGTATGGAGAGAAgactcagggtcttcctactggTGCCAGGCACGGAGAGTGACTTCCCTTGTCCAGAAAAAGAGCCAGAGATTCCAGATGTATGTGCAAA gaGTTACTGCCAAAATCCGAATATACACCTACCCAGAGTTGGCGCTTGAAGGGCAGAAGCTGGTTATCATCTGCTCAGTAGGTGGAATCCAAGAGCCCATCACATTCTTCTGGTACAAAAAAACCAACAAGCTGAGCAGGAGAACAAAGATTCATACTTCCTCAGAAAGAGAATTCAGGATCCCTGTGCTGACAGACAGCCATGCTGGAGAGTACTGCTGTGTTGCCAGAAACCGCCACTACTCCTTCTTCAGCGACTTGGTGACAGTCAGTGTGAAAG AATATCCTGGGAATGATTCCTGTGCTCAGACAATGGCCTGGGGACCCAGGCGGCAAGGAGGGACCACTCTCATCAGAA ttccagtgtcTCGCCCTGTCCTCACCCTCAGGACTCCCAGGGCCCAGACTGTGGAGGGGGACATGGTAGAGCTTCACtgtgaagcccagagaggctcTCCTCCAATCCAGTACCAGCTTTTCCATAAAGATGTCGCCCTGGGGAGCAGCTCCAGCCCTTCTGCCGGGGGAGCAACCTTCAACCTCTTTCTGAAGGCAGAGCATTCTGGGAACTACATCTGTCAGGCCAACAATGGCCTGAGGGTCCAGCACAGTGACACAGTGTCACTCAGTGTTAGAG TTCCAGTGTCTCGCCCTGTCCTCACCCTCAGGACTCCCAGGGCCCAGGCTGTGGAGGGGGACGTGGTGGAGCTTCActgtgaggcccagagaggctctTCCCCAATCCTGTACCAGTTTTTCCATGAGGATGTCGCCCTGGGGAGCAGATCCAGCCCCTCTGGAGGAGGAGCGCCCTTCAACCTCTCTCTGACGGCAGAGCATTCTGGGAACTACTCCTGCAAAGCTGACAATGGCCTAGGGGCCCAGCGTAGTGAGGTGATGACACTCAGTGTCATAG TTCCAGTGTCTCGCCCTGTCCTCACTCTGAAGGTTCCCGGGGCCCAGGCTGTGGAGGGGGACATGGTGGAGCTTCTctgtgaggcccagagaggctctcCTCCCATCCTGTACCGGTTTTATCATGAGAATGTCACCCTGGAGAGCAGTGTGTCCCACTCTGGACAAGGAGTGTCCTTCAACCTCTCAGTGACTGCAGAACATTCTGGGAACTACTCCTGTGAGGTTGACAATGGCCTGGGTCCCCAGTACAGTGAGGCAGTGACACTTCACATCACTG GGCTGACAGGGAGCAGAATTGGCCCTGTTGCCACTGGTGTCACCGGGGGGCTGCTCAGCATCATGGGTCTTGCTGCCGTGGCACTGCTGCTCTATGGCTGGCCCCTAAGAAAAGCAG GAAGAAGGCCTACCTCTAACTCCTCCAG GAACCCTTCAGACTCGGACTCCCAAGAGCCCACCTACCACAATGTACCGGCCTGGATAGAACTGCAGCCAGTGTACAGCAATG TAAATCCCAAAGGAGGAGACATAGTATACGCAGAAGTCCAGAGCGTTCCGGGGAAGAGCAAACATGCAG